The following coding sequences lie in one Phragmites australis chromosome 8, lpPhrAust1.1, whole genome shotgun sequence genomic window:
- the LOC133926335 gene encoding uncharacterized protein LOC133926335, whose product MAPPATLSVARQVEEIAADPDRASAYARLLHLQRGCADDPSAAADLAAESPSTLLPRLLRDAAEHDEAVAASSLKCLGFALYHPVLVSTISAQMSQLILDTLVQLIMNTRMKSACNLGVWCISVQQLEPLIIEDQAEPVLTAIVHALDNPFGSLSTTFEAAQAIIKLAGQSPNRMRDLSSLWVPPIYRRLLSADKPERDMAERCLIKVSGVILPPQPLLSKVVASDLKQKLLSRMMNMLDDHSKKVQAVKSWGWIISLLGSCAVSNTPLLNKLLKVPEQMFIDLDPQVQIATVASWRNLVDAFFPSQATETVVSPFVLREHASAQVKRIRLLMVPLCRVMSRSHNIVLCSSCLSTWHYLLHKLGDLINHLPILEAAFGPILKIVFSFGINDMNKPLWSFCINLFHDFISLKIRHRENFCTPVDRNLLAQSCMHLKALLDVQHIKWLPWDISCFHFHLEILGTILNPELFQDMIPEMMVIVMDSATRIFRFLLQGVIIELKAQHAYEQVSKCITNMCKFVKKFFLDHVGKHNGNKSALLLQFGLRFVKVIVEGLDHSLLASEKFKICLDIEHTKEKYAECSTKVSYPGIRPLPYKEMVSPAVYMTALSLSMVAQFTGELSHGDAEQLASILSSSDILENFSAAVSFMYMQIRCPIFNRPKIKWLMLWNKIAKHFNKQITCCLKISPRSSRCIMLYQFLCYPFFALLYPGGTPILPNAENRPETYAPITQDLEVELASEVYRSLSTNSICGSKAASEVFLEGFYEYFVSIIDENMSLFQDNLEHCSEKFQNTAILSALGEVVIGLLQNDRILNYCNQGFNETNEYSTGCRQPNLFLSCLKIVDRVMKLSSFGFKANPTGPHQVINRVFSSLSTFVGHLESKKDIILLFEIIGDQLTEWLSLSGTFYCEMQKGETIDQLEKLWVKTVECLKMSQLISDGSFLPHQQLLEVALNHPHHPILAATASVWRPATYGNSSLQHPGCLASKLDELLMSGERAIASNETEHSERDGGSLKISVGLGRKRLKITKYSTKLKELGKNAVHLGGLRPRIDTSIFSPHCMENNVCRKPELILEMLKRKR is encoded by the exons ATGGCGCCGCCGGCGACGCTGTCGGTGGCGCGGCAGGTGGAGGAGATCGCCGCCGACCCCGACCGCGCCTCCGCGTACGCGCGGCTCCTCCACCTGCAGCGCGGCTGCGCCGAcgacccctccgccgccgccgacctcgCCGCCGAGTCGCCCTCCACCCTCCTCCCGCGGCTCCTCCGCGACGCCGCGGAACATGACGAGgccgtcgccgcctcctcgcTCAAGTGCCTCGGCTTCGCGCTCTACCACCCCGTCCTCGTCTCCACCATCTCAG CACAGATGTCCCAATTGATATTGGATACCTTGGTGCAGCTAATCATGAATACTCGGATGAAG TCTGCTTGTAATTTGGGAGTATGGTGCATCTCTGTTCAACAGTTGGAGCCATTGATTATAGAGGATCAAGCAGAACCGGTGCTCACTGCTATTGTTCATGCACTCGACAATCCATTTGGTTCCTTGTCAACAACATTTGAGGCAGCTCAG GCTATCATTAAACTTGCTGGTCAAAGTCCCAATAGAATGAGGGACCTATCAAGCTTATGGGTTCCACCAATATACCGAAGACTCTTAAGTGCTGATAAGCCAGAAAGGGACATGGCAGAAAGATGCCTCATTAAAGTGTCAGGCGTTATCCTACCACCTCAACCTCTTCTTTCTAAG GTAGTAGCTTCAGACCTTAAGCAAAAGCTACTCTCCCGTATGATGAATATGCTTGATGATCATTCAAAGAAAGTTCAAGCAGTGAAGTCATGGGGATGGATCATATCTTTACTTGGTTCATGTGCAGTGAGTAATACGCCTCTACTTAATAAACTCCTAAAGGTTCCTGAGCAGATGTTCATTGATCTTGATCCACAAGTTCAGATTGCTACAGTA GCTTCTTGGAGAAATCTGGTGGATGCATTTTTTCCATCTCAGGCTACCGAAACTGTGGTTTCTCCATTTGTACTCAGAGAACATGCAAGTGCTCAAGTGAAAAGGATAAGGTTACTTATGGTGCCTTTATGCCGAGTTATGTCGAGAAGTCATAATATTGTGCTGTGTTCATCTTGCTTGAGTACATGGCATTACCTTCTACATAAACTTGGTGATTTGATCAACCATTTACCCATTCTGGAGGCTGCTTTTGGGCCAATACTCAAAATAGTTTTTTCCTTTGGAATCAATGATATGAACAAGCCACTATGGTCATTTTGCATTAATCTTTTTCACGAttttatttcattaaaaattaggCACAGAGAGAATTTCTGTACTCCAGTGGATCGGAACTTGCTGGCCCAATCTTGCATGCATCTCAAGGCCTTGTTGGATGTTCAACATATAAAATGGTTACCATGGGACATTAGTTGCTTTCATTTTCATCTCGAGATTCTTGGCACAATTCTAAATCCAGAACTATTTCAAGACATGATTCCTGAAATGATGGTGATTGTTATGGATTCTGCAACAcggattttcagatttcttctACAAGGCGTTATAATTGAACTTAAAGCTCAGCATGCTTATGAACAAGTCAGCAAATGCATTACTAACATGTGCAAGTTTGTAAAGAAGTTTTTTCTGGATCATGTAGGAAAGCATAATGGTAACAAAAGTGCATTGTTACTGCAATTTGGTCTTCGGTTTGTAAAAGTTATTGTAGAGGGACTGGATCATTCTCTGTTGGCTTCTGAAAAGTTTAAGATATGCTTAGACATTGAACACACAAAGGAGAAGTACGCAGAATGCAGTACAAAGGTTTCTTATCCAGGAATCAGACCACTTCCTTACAAGGAGATGGTTTCTCCAGCAGTTTACATGACTGCACTGTCTCTGTCAATGGTTGCTCAGTTTACTGGAGAGCTGTCACATGGAGATGCTGAGCAGTTGGCTTCAATTCTCTCTTCATCAGATATCCTTGAGAATTTTTCTGCTGCAGTTTCTTTTATGTATATGCAGATCAGGTGTCCAATATTTAATAGGCCAAAAATAAAATGGTTGATGCTATGGAACAAAATTGCAAAGCACTTCAACAAGCAAATTACCTGTTGCTTGAAAATTAGTCCCCGATCAAGTCGCTGTATTATGCTCTATCAGTTCTTATGTTATCCATTTTTTGCTCTTTTATACCCTGGGGGTACACCTATTCTTCCGAATGCTGAAAACAGACCTGAGACATATGCTCCTATCACACAAGACCTAGAGGTGGAATTGGCTTCAGAAGTTTATAGATCCCTTTCAACAAACTCCATTTGTGGTTCAAAGGCTGCTTCCGAGGTTTTCTTGGAGGGGTTCTATGAATATTTTGTTAGCATTATTGATGAAAACATGTCATTGTTCCAAGACAACCTTGAGCATTGCTCGGAGAAGTTTCAAAATACCGCTATCCTTTCTGCCCTTGGTGAAGTAGTTATTGGTCTATTACAGAACGACAgaattttaaactattgtaaCCAAGGGTTTAATGAAACAAATGAATACTCTACAGGATGCAGACAACCTAACCTTTTCTTGAGTTGCTTGAAGATTGTTGACAG GGTTATGAAACTGTCAAGCTTTGGTTTCAAAGCAAATCCAACTGGACCGCACCAAGTCATAAATAG GGTTTTTTCATCTCTATCCACTTTTGTTGGGCATCTTGAATCGAAGAAAGACATTATTCTCCTCTTTGAG ATTATTGGAGATCAGCTTACTGAATGGCTCTCTTTATCTGGCACGTTTTACTGTGAAATGCAAAAAGGAGAAACCATTGACCAGCTGGAGAAACTTTGGGTGAAGACAGTTGAGTGCCTGAAGATGAGccaactcattagtgatggctcctTCCTTCCACACCAGCAACTTCTTGAAGTGGCACTCAATCACCCCCATCACCCTATTTTAGCGGCAACAGCATCAGTTTGGAGACCAGCCACATATGGCAACTCAAGCCTACAACACCCTGGGTGCTTAGCATCAAAGTTGGATGAGTTACTAATGTCGGGGGAAAGAGCCATCGCATCAAATGAAACTGAACACAGTGAGAGAGATGGAGGATCTCTGAAGATCTCTGTGGGTTTGGGGAGGAAGAGGCTGAAGATTACGAAGTATTCAACTAAACTGAAGGAACTTGGCAAAAATGCAGTTCATCTTGGTGGTCTTAGGCCTAGGATAGATACTAGTATCTTTTCACCTCATTGTATGGAAAATAATGTATGTAGGAAACCAGAATTAATATTGGAAATGCTCAAGAGAAAGAGATAG
- the LOC133925777 gene encoding uncharacterized protein LOC133925777 translates to MDRSSTRSIQTLRAVRLSALSLSNSLSLSRAGRRRAQLPADPPLPAVAARRRPPCASSCCRAGRLLRRRRSPPPQLAVRRAPAAAGRRCCRRPPPAPPPAASPSLSLFCRAARAQPAEAASARQRKKPGRRKKKKRKEKRRKEKEEKKKKRGKRGKKLEIFGISSDLSSNFRRRIFRWYLFWAAVICFGFVAFGKRYV, encoded by the exons atggatcggtcctcaacccgatccatccagacactTCGAGCCGTGcgtctctctgctctctctctctcgaactctctctctctctcgcgcgccgGTCGCCGCCGAGCCCAGCTGCCGGCCGACCCGCCGCTCCCTGCTGTCGCAGCCCGTCGCCGGCCACCGTGCGCCAGCTCCTGTTGCCGCGCCGGCCGCCTGCTTCGGCGCCGCCGCAGCCCTCCGCCGCAGCTCGCCGTCCGTcgtgcgcccgccgccgccggccgacgctgctgccgccggccaccaccggccccgccgccggctgcctccccctctctctctctgttctgcCGGGCGGCCAGAGCCCAGCCGGCCGAAGCGGCCAGCGCCAGGCAgaggaagaagccaggaagaaggaagaaaaagaaaaggaaagaaaagagaagaaaagaaaaggaagaaaaaaaaaagaaaagaggaaaaagggggaaaaagtTAGAAATTTTCGGAATTTCGTCGGATTTGTCGTCAAACTTTCGAAGGCGAATTTTTCG gtggtacctcTTCTGGGCGGCCGTGATTTGCTTTGGattcgtcgcttttggtaaaag gtatgtttag
- the LOC133926334 gene encoding probable galactinol--sucrose galactosyltransferase 6, giving the protein MTITSSFKLAGGTLSVCGRTVLSGVPDAVVASSAAAEGAVDGVFLGADFDEPTARHVVSLGSLRDLRFMACFRFKLWWMAQRMGDKGGDVPHETQFLLVESKGGGACGEDAYVVFLPLVDGAFRASLQGGVGDALELCVESGDDDTRAASYQRALFVGAAESDPFAAIAGAVAAAKCTLKTFRLLSEKKLPGIVDYFGWCTWDAFYQDVTQEEVEAGLRSLIAGGAPPKFVIIDDGWQSVGTDQATTDEPAGEDKPPLLSRLTGIKENSKFQNDDDPAASIKTVVRAAKEEYGLKYVYVWHAITGYWGGVRPGAAGTEHYRSSMQFPKISPGVVENEPGMKTDVLTTQGLGLVHPRAVYRFYDELHAYLAAAGVDGVKVDVQCILETLGAGHGGRVQLTRQYHQALDASIAKNFPENGIIACMSHNTDALYCSKQTAVVRASDDFYPRDPVSHTIHIASVAYNSVFLGEFMLPDWDVFHSLHPAGDYHGSARAISGGPVYVSDAPGKHNFELLKKIVLPDGSILRARLPGRPTKDCLFTDPARDGVSLLKIWNMNKFTGVLGVYNCQGAAWSSVEKKNVFHQTGTEALSCGVKGSDVHLISEAATDPEWNGDCAVYRHASGDLVVLPNGAALPISLKVLEHDILTVSPIKDLAPGFRFAPIGLVDMFNSGAAVDGLTYHLLDGAKLLNGNGSTPSSEAVGLVCIEVRGCGRFGAYSSVRPRKCMLGSAMVNFSYDSSSGMMILQLEGLPKERVHKIVVEL; this is encoded by the exons atgaCGATCACCTCGTCCTTCAAGCTCGCCGGAGGCACGCTGTCAGTCTGCGGGCGGACGGTGTTGTCCGGCGTGCCGGACGCGGTGGTGGCGTcgtccgcggcggcggagggagcCGTCGACGGGGTCTTCCTCGGCGCCGACTTCGACGAGCCGACCGCCCGACACGTCGTCTCCCTCGGGTCCCTGAG GGACTTGCGGTTCATGGCGTGCTTCCGGTTCAAGCTGTGGTGGATGGCGCAGCGGATGGGGGACAAGGGCGGCGACGTCCCGCACGAGACGCAGTTCCTGCTCGTGGAGTCCAAGGGCGGCGGCGCCTGCGGGGAGGACGCGTACGTGGTGTTCCTCCCGCTCGTGGACGGCGCGTTCCGGGCCAGCCTCCAGGGCGGCGTGGGCGACGCGCTGGAGCTCTGCGTCGAGAGCGGGGACGACGACACGCGCGCGGCATCCTACCAGCGCGCGCTCTTCGTGGGCGCAGCGGAGTCCGACCCCTTCGCGGCCATCGCCGGCGCCGTCGCAGCCGCTAAGTGCACCCTCAAGACCTTCCGGCTCCTCTCCGAGAAGAAGCTCCCGGGCATCGTCGACTACTTCGGGTGGTGCACTTGGGATGCCTTTTACCAGGACGTCACCCAGGAGGAAGTTGAGGCTGGCCTCCGCAGTCTCATTGCCGGCGGCGCGCCGCCCAAGTTTGTCATCATCGACGACGGTTGGCAGTCCGTCGGCACCGACCAAGCTACCACCGACGAGCCCGCCGGCGAGGACAAGCCGCCCCTCCTGTCTCGGCTCACTGGCATCAAGGAGAACAGCAAGTTCCAGAACGATGATGACCCGGCCGCCAGCATCAAGACGGTGGTGCGCGCGGCGAAGGAGGAGTACGGGCTCAAGTATGTCTACGTCTGGCACGCCATCACCGGCTACTGGGGCGGCGTGCGCCCTGGCGCCGCCGGGACGGAGCACTACCGCTCCAGCATGCAGTTCCCCAAGATCTCGCCGGGCGTCGTGGAGAACGAGCCCGGCATGAAGACCGACGTGCTCACCACGCAGGGGCTCGGCCTCGTGCACCCGCGCGCCGTGTACCGCTTTTACGACGAGCTGCACGCctacctcgccgccgccggcgtcgacgGCGTCAAGGTGGACGTGCAGTGCATCCTCGAGACGCTCGGCGCCGGCCACGGCGGCCGCGTGCAGCTCACCAGGCAGTACCACCAGGCACTCGACGCCTCCATTGCCAAGAACTTCCCAGAGAACGGCATCATCGCCTGCATGAGCCACAACACCGACGCCCTCTACTG CTCCAAGCAGACGGCGGTGGTGAGAGCGTCGGATGATTTCTACCCGAGGGACCCCGTATCGCACACGATCCACATAGCCTCGGTGGCGTACAACAGCGTGTTCCTTGGCGAGTTCATGCTGCCGGACTGGGACGTGTTCCACTCTCTCCACCCGGCCGGCGACTACCACGGCTCCGCCCGCGCGATCAGCGGCGGCCCGGTCTACGTCAG TGATGCCCCTGGGAAACACAACTTCGAGCTGCTCAAGAAGATTGTTTTGCCCGACGGCTCCATTCTTCGTGCTCGTCTGCCAGGCCGGCCGACCAAAGATTGTCTGTTCACCGATCCGGCACGCGATGGCGTCAG CTTGCTCAAGATATGGAACATGAACAAGTTCACCGGCGTTCTCGGCGTGTACAACTGCCAGGGCGCGGCGTGGAGCTCCGTGGAGAAGAAGAACGTCTTCCACCAGACCGGCACCGAGGCCCTGTCCTGCGGCGTCAAGGGCAGCGACGTCCATCTCATCTCCGAGGCCGCGACGGACCCCGAATGGAACGGTGACTGCGCCGTGTACCGACATGCCAGTGGCGACCTTGTCGTCCTTCCGAACGGCGCGGCATTGCCCATCTCCCTCAAGGTCCTGGAGCATGACATCCTCACCGTGTCACCGATCAAG GATTTGGCACCCGGGTTCAGGTTCGCCCCGATCGGGCTCGTCGACATGTTCAACAGCGGCGCGGCGGTTGATGGCCTGACCTACCACCTCCTCGACGGCGCAAAGCTGCTCAACGGCAACGGTTCTACTCCTAGCTCCGAGGCCGTCGGATTGGTCTGCATAGAAGTGAGGGGGTGTGGAAGGTTCGGTGCCTACTCTTCAGTCAGGCCAAGAAAGTGCATGCTGGGTTCAGCTATGGTGAACTTCTCCTATGATTCTTCCTCTGGCATGATGATTCTTCAGCTGGAGGGCTTGCCCAAGGAAAGGGTTCACAAGATTGTTGTTGAGTTGTAG
- the LOC133926337 gene encoding 26S proteasome regulatory subunit 6A homolog encodes MSSSGAPPVAPAAMAVDDAEDDQLASMSTEDIVRASRLLDNEIRVLKDELQRTNLDLESLKEKIKENQEKIKLNKQLPYLVGNIVEILEMNPEDEAEEDGANIDLDSQRKGKCVVLKTSTRQTIFLPVVGLVDPDKLKPGDLVGVNKDSYLILDTLPSEYDSRVKAMEVDEKPTEDYNDIGGLEKQIQELVEAIVLPMTHKDRFQKLGIRPPKGVLLYGPPGTGKTLMARACAAQTNATFLKLAGPQLVQMFIGDGAKLVRDAFQLAKEKAPCIIFIDEIDAIGTKRFDSEVSGDREVQRTMLELLNQLDGFSSDERIKVIAATNRADILDPALLRSGRLDRKIEFPHPTEEARARILQIHSRKMNVNPDVNFEELARSTDDFNGAQLKAVCVEAGMLALRRDATEVTHEDFNEGIVQVQAKKKSSLNYYA; translated from the exons ATGTCGTCATCCGGCGCCCCCCCGGTCGCACCGGCGGCGATGGCCGTGGACGACGCGGAGGACGACCAGCTCGCCTCTATGTCCACGGAAGACATCGTCCGGGCCTCCCGCCTCCTCGACAACGAGATCCGCGTCCTCAAG GACGAGCTGCAGCGGACGAACCTGGATCTGGAGTCGTTGAAGGAGAAGATTAAGGAGAACCAGGAGAAGATTAAGCTCAACAAGCAGCTGCCCTACCTCGTCGGCAACATCGTTGAG ATTTTGGAAATGAACCCAGAGGATGAAGCTGAAGAGGATGGTGCTAACATCGATTTAGACTCAcaaaggaaaggaaaatgtGTTGTTCTGAAGACCTCCACGAGACAA ACTATATTCCTTCCTGTTGTTGGGCTAGTTGACCCTGACAAGCTCAAGCCCGGTGATCTGGTTGGAGTCAACAAAGATAGCTACCTTATACTAGATACATTGCCATCAGAGTATGATTCTCGGGTAAAAGCAATGGAGGTGGATGAAAAGCCCACTGAGGATTACAATGATATTGGAGGTCTTGAAAAACAG ATTCAGGAGCTTGTGGAGGCAATTGTGCTGCCCATGACACATAAAGACCGGTTCCAGAAGTTGGGTATTCGTCCTCCAAAAGGAGTTCTTTTGTATGGACCACCAGGAACAGGGAAGACACTCATGGCTCGTGCATGTGCTGCACAGACTAATGCAACATTTCTGAAGTTAGCTGGTCCACAGCTTGTCCAG ATGTTTATTGGTGATGGAGCAAAGCTTGTGCGGGATGCATTTCAGCTTGCCAAAGAGAAAGCTCCCTGTATTATTTTTATTGATGAGATAGATGCCATTGGGACCAAGCGGTTTGATAG TGAAGTTAGCGGTGATAGAGAAGTTCAGCGGACTATGTTAGAATTGCTGAATCAACTAGATGGATTTAGCAGCGACGAGAGAATAAAG GTCATAGCTGCAACTAACCGTGCTGACATCCTTGATCCTGCTCTGTTGCGATCTGGTCGTCTGGACCGAAAGATTGAGTTCCCTCATCCAACTGAAGAAGCGAGAGCTAGAATCTTGCAA ATTCACTCAAGGAAAATGAATGTAAATCCTGATGTCAACTTTGAAGAGTTGGCTCGCTCAACAGATGATTTCAACGGAGCACAGTTGAAGGCAGTTTGTGTGGAAGCTGGTATGCTCGCTCTACGGAGGGATGCTACAGAG GTGACtcacgaggacttcaacgaaggaaTTGTGCAAGTCCAGGCCAAGAAGAAGTCGAGCTTAAACTACTACGCTTAA